In Cryptomeria japonica chromosome 10, Sugi_1.0, whole genome shotgun sequence, a genomic segment contains:
- the LOC131067537 gene encoding WD repeat-containing protein LWD1, translating to MAKEEKVEGQGEREAEAEGEVEGEGEGEGEGEGEAEEQQKRSEIYTYESPWQVYGMNWSVRKDKKYRLGISSLVEHYSNKVEIVQLDDETGDIKGDPKLLFEHPYPPTKLMFIPDKDCLRPDLVATSADYLRIWEIGEDEVSLKSCLNNNKNSDFCGPLTSFDWNEAEPKRIGTSSIDTTCTIWDIDKGVVDTQLIAHDKEVYDIAWGGVGVFASVSADGSVRVFDLRDKEHSTIIYESSASQPLVRLGWNKQDPRYMATIIMDSPKVVVLDIRYPTLPVAELQRHHASVNAIAWAPHSSCHICTAGDDSQALIWDLSSMNPSHAHTHQPPLDGGLDPILAYTAGAEIEQLQWSSTHPDWVAIAFSNKLQILRV from the coding sequence ATGGCGAAGGAAGAGAAGGTAGAGGGGCAGGGGGAAAGGGAAGCAGAGGCGGAGGGGGaggtggagggagagggagagggagaaggagagggagaaggTGAGGCAGAGGAGCAGCAGAAGCGATCAGAAATCTACACATACGAGTCGCCATGGCAGGTGTACGGGATGAACTGGAGCGTGCGCAAGGACAAGAAGTACCGGTTGGGAATTTCGAGCCTGGTAGAGCACTACTCGAATAAGGTGGAAATCGTTCAGCTGGATGACGAGACGGGTGATATCAAGGGCGACCCGAAGCTGTTGTTCGAGCATCCGTATCCCCCGACTAAGCTCATGTTCATCCCGGACAAGGACTGCCTCCGCCCGGACCTCGTGGCCACCTCCGCCGACTATCTCCGCATATGGGAGATTGGGGAAGATGAAGTTTCGTTGAAGTCATGTctcaacaacaacaagaacagCGATTTCTGTGGCCCGCTCACCTCTTTCGACTGGAATGAGGCGGAGCCGAAGCGCATCGGAACTTCCAGCATCGACACGACCTGCACTATTTGGGACATCGATAAGGGGGTGGTGGACACGCAGCTCATTGCGCATGACAAGGAGGTCTACGACATCGCCTGGGGCGGCGTGGGCGTATTCGCCTCAGTCAGCGCTGATGGCTCAGTCCGTGTGTTTGACCTGCGCGACAAGGAGCACTCCACCATCATCTATGAAAGCTCTGCCTCCCAGCCCCTAGTTCGCCTCGGGTGGAACAAGCAGGACCCCCGGTACATGGCCACCATCATCATGGATTCCCCCAAGGTTGTCGTCTTGGACATCAGGTACCCCACGCTCCCCGTCGCTGAGCTGCAGAGGCACCACGCCAGCGTCAATGCCATTGCCTGGGCTCCTCATAGCTCTTGTCACATCTGCACAGCGGGGGACGACTCGCAGGCGCTTATATGGGACCTCTCCTCCATGAACCCCTCCCACGCACACACTCACCAGCCCCCTCTCGATGGTGGCCTCGATCCCATCCTCGCCTACACCGCGGGCGCCGAGATTGAGCAGCTGCAGTGGTCCTCCACCCATCCCGACTGGGTCGCCATTGCCTTTTCCAACAAGCTCCAGATTTTAAGGGTTTGA